In Osmerus mordax isolate fOsmMor3 chromosome 27, fOsmMor3.pri, whole genome shotgun sequence, the sequence aaagagagagacagaagaatgggagagggaaagcacgagagagagagagtgagagagagagagagtgagagaaagagagagagagaaagggaggaggtaaggagagagagagagagagagagagagtgagagagagagagagagtgagagagagagagagagagaaagaaagggaggaggtaaggagagagagagagagagagagagagtgagagagagagagagagagagagaaagaaagggaggaggtaaggagagagagagagagagagagtgagaaaggggggtgagggggggggaagaggcccACGATGGCGGAAAGACATTAAGTGGAAGAATGCATCTAATACGTCGGGAGGGCAGCACACCCTGAAGTGTGCTGATAAACTGCCGCTGAACGCccgtgtgacccccccccccctctccccctgcagccAGCGGCCTCCCCTCCGGTCTGAGGGATGGCCCAGGAGCAAGGCACAAGGCCTGGTGTTGCTGcgcaaaatacacacacgttcCTGCTGTGCCAGCGTTGAATGGAGCTGCGAGTTGGAACGCCATCCATCTTGAAGTCAGTGTCGTCCCCTGGTGGCGGATAGAGGTTCGTTTCTCAGCCGGTGTTGAAATAAGATGGTGAGCGGAGAAGTGAGCATGTGGAGAACACAGTGTAGTAAAGCAGGAAGACTTTGAAGTCATATGCCAGAGCAATTTGGTTCGGCTATCGATTCTGCAGAGTGAACCGTGTCGCCGGTAGAAGAATTAAGACGTTGAATATGTGAGTCGAGCTCCAACAACTCATTCCTGTGGAATCTTTGGGGTTTTGCTTTCACTTCGGAACGAAGTCGGTTTGGCCCGTGATGACTGATCAGGCTGTTTACTTCTGCTTCCTCTGTGGTTTCAGCGGTAGCTTCTAGCTACAGCATCGAGCGTGACTGTTATCGTCGGGTGGTGACATCACGTGGTGACGGATTACAGTGTCGCCCAGATGACACCTCAAGGAAGTGACAGGACTTCTGGCCACTGTTCAACCACAATACGCAGCCCCGCCCAAATCCCAGACCCCAAACAACATCTTTACGTCTTTATTGTCCCTCTCCCGGCCTCCTCCCCTCGCACGGAACAAAGAGAAATCCCATTTTCTCCGTAAATAATTCACAAAAAGACTCGGATTTTTACAGAATGATTTGCGTTTTTATTCCACATGCAGGATTGACTgctggtgtgtgcgtggtgtgtgtggagagcagaGTTCAGGGTCGGAGGACAGCTGACTGCCGGCAGCTTCTGACTGGACCCGGGCCGGGAGGTCTTCCGCCCTCCTCACATACTCAGGAAGGTGAGAGAGTCGGCGTCGTGGCCGGCCGGAAGCTCTCCTCCCAGGGGCTCCGACGGAGACAAGCTCTGAGGGGCGGAAGCAGGAGAGGACGTTTGAGAGGAGTTTAGTGTGAGAGGTTAATGTGAGAGTACAGTGTGAGGGTTTAGTGTGAGAGTTTAGTGTGAGAGTTTAGTGTGAGAGGTTAATGTGAGAGTACAGTGTGAGGGTTTAGTGTGAGGGTTTAGTGTGAGGGTTTAGTGTGAGAGTTTAGTGTGAGAGTACAGTGTGAGGGTTTAGTGTGAGGGTTTAGTGTGAGAGTTTAGTGTGAGAGGTTAATGTGAGAGTACAGTGTGAGGGTTTAGTGTGAGAGTTTAGTGTGAGAGTACAGTGTGAGAGGTTAATGTGAGAGTACAGTGTGAGAGTACAGTGTGAGGGTTTAGTGTGAGGGTTTAGTGTGAGGGTTTAGTGTGAGGGTTTAGTGTGAGAGTTTAGTGTGAGAGGTTAATGTGAGAGTACAGTGTGAGGGTTTAGTGTGTGAGGTTAATGTGAGAGTACAGTGTGAGGGTTTAGTGTGAGGGCTTAGTGTGTGAGGTTAATGTGAGAGTACAGTGTGAGGGTTTAGTGTGAGAGTTTAGTGTGAGAGGTTAATGTGAGAGTACAGCGTGAGGGTTTAGTGTGAGAGTTTAGTGTGAGAGTTTAGTGTGAGAGTTTAGTGTGTGAGGTTAATGTGAGAGTTTAGTGTGATAGTTCAGTGTGAGAGTTTAGTGTGAGGGTTTAGTGTGAGGGTTTAGTGTGTGAGTTTAGTGTGTGAGGTTAATGTGAGAGTTTAGTGTGATAGTTCAGTGTGAGAGTTTAGTGTGTTTGAGAAGATTCACAATAAAGGCACATAATGAATGCACGTTAAACAGTGTGACCGTCTGATTCTGGCGGCGTGACTGTGATTCTGACCTGCAGACGCTCAATGAAGAGGAAGTCTTCGTCATCAGTCCAGGGGTCGAGTGGACTGTCCTGTTGCCAAGGCGACTCGTGGACTGTAATCGGGACTGCTGAGGCAGGGGGATCCGGAGAATCGACCACCATGAGTCTGGCTCCTCTAAGCTGTCTGTAGTTCTAGAGCATAGATGCCGATTAGAGGTCAAAGGTTATCACAGCAGGGCAACATGAGGTATGgacacgtcaacacacacactcacgagttcaaacacacacacacacacacacactcactgcatcTCTCAGTTCTTCAGCCAGTCTCCTGGCTCTCTTATCCTGGCTCTTCTTGTCCTTGCAGCGTTTGTTCTGGAACCACACCCTGACGACCCGGGGGCTGAGACCCGTGTGCTGGGCGAGCCGAAGCTTCAGCGCCGCGTCAGGACGAGGCGTCCGCGAGTAACAGGAGCGCAGCGCCCCCAGCTGGCCGTCACTGAGGACGCTCCGCACTCGCACCCTACGCCCTAATcagaataagaataagaatgactATAACAAGAATAATAAGAATCATCAtcataataagaataagaataatgaTTATTAAAACATTATAATGCTTTCATTTAGAAGGTTATTTTATCCCAAACAACATCAAAGGGCTTCTATAGAGACAATCTAACATGTTCTTATGGGACAGCTGCGTATTTGTACAAATCAATAAATCTTGTTGAACGGCAAACTATTTAACTGTAAGTAGCTCCGTCACGGAGTGAGCCGTACTCACCACAGTACAGACGCCCTGCGAGCCAGGGCTGGTCCGAGCCCACCGACAACTCCCCTGGCTCTCTGATGGGCTCCCCACAGCCTAGACAGGGCCACACTGCCCCCTGTGGACCAGTCCCTGCATTGCAGCCTGGCCCAACCAGAAAAACAGGAGACACCGGTGTTACACTGGCCTAGGCTTCTCTTGCATGACATcacagcttaacccttgtgctgccttcgggtcacatgacccaacggttcataacgaaccatcgttgtgtttacccaaatttacccaatacaaaaacaaataaaaataattttcttttaaccttcgcaatgtggggggtctgagacagcccaacggttaaaagaaaatgcttcactttgtttttgtatgcagtaaagttgttgcaatacgacggtgggtcacaatgactgatgggtcagaatgacccgaagataacacaagggttaaaaagtcTTAACACATCACGTGCCTTTTCATACGATGGAGGAGAACTACAAGTATTCTTGACCGGAGCAAGgggaaatgtagtttttttGAGAGAAGCTCTGTGAATTAGATTTGGTCACTCACACTTGTTGGGAGGGATTCGGTCCTCCATGACGACTCCTCCTAAACTGGAGTCTGGAGGCTGGAGTCTGGAGGCTGGCAGGGCCGTCTGCCGTTCTCAGCGAATGGAGTCCCCTCCGGTGGAAGCTCTCCTGGTCGTCCTCCACGCAGCAGGAAGTGACACAAGTGTCCTGGATCAACACCCGTCTCCTCCTGCTTATATACCCGCACAACCCGCCCCAGATCACGTTGTGGGACACATGCTCGCTCACCCACGCGCCTGCGCGACCGTTCATCAAGGCCATCTATCAAATTAGCTCCCAGCAAACATCACCGCCTCCCTATTAGCGGAACAAtgccagggctgccctcctctcctggttATTAGAGTCCAGGCTGGAGACTGAGGGGGGTATGGGGGTGGGtacggaggaggggggaggggagggatcaAGGAGGACTTCAGGACACGTACGGGGGAGCTCGGGCACATTCAAGGTCTTTCTTTCGGTTCTCCCTAAAGTGTTACGATTGGACAACGGCAGACAGCTCAACCGCTgtaaccaggacacacacacactctgaggcccaacacacacgcacacacacactaaggcccaacacacacgcacacaaacatctcCATGCCCCAACATGTATATACCATAAACAGTATACCTTCCCTGAGCTCTTTCACCATGGGTCAATTAAAACCAGCCAGGGGGCAGCTTGGAGGGGCGGGGCAGGCCGTGATGAATACCCGCCATACTGTACTGATTAAGCTTGGCTCACACGCTCTCATTTGCAAGGCTTTGCCCCCTGCATCGGCCCAAGcacgcccctcctctctctctccgtctgcttAATAAAAGCGAGGAGGAGCAAATGAAGGGGCCGGCGTATTTTAATTTACATGCCATAAAAACAGCCCAGAATTAGGTATGTAGATGAATGTGGGCAGCAGATGTGAGACAGCGTcctgccctcttccctctctctctcgccctcctctttCCATTCTATTCCATCCCTACCTCTCTTTCCTTacgttctcctttctctctctctctctctctctctcgctctctctctctctctcccccttctctctctctttctctatctctctctcccccttctctctttctcccctttctctctctctctctctctctctctctttctctctctctctctctctctctctcttaaatcccactgtctctctgacaGTGGGATTGGATGCAGGTTGTGATTTATTCACTATTGCACGTGCATCCCTTTGGCAGTGCAATGTAATAAGTGTCCTGGATGGAACAAAGAACCCCCCGACAAACATGCAAATATAGTACTTCTGATTAATTAACCCCTTGTGTGTTGGGACATTTTAATTGGATCTGTTTTGCGGAAATCCGCGCGAGGGAGTGAGTTTGTAATGGAACCCGCCcacctttatgtgtgtgtgtgtgaccttggtCTGTGG encodes:
- the LOC136937020 gene encoding insulin gene enhancer protein ISL-2-like translates to MEDRIPPNKCCNAGTGPQGAVWPCLGCGEPIREPGELSVGSDQPWLAGRLYCGRRVRVRSVLSDGQLGALRSCYSRTPRPDAALKLRLAQHTGLSPRVVRVWFQNKRCKDKKSQDKRARRLAEELRDANYRQLRGARLMVVDSPDPPASAVPITVHESPWQQDSPLDPWTDDEDFLFIERLQSLSPSEPLGGELPAGHDADSLTFLSM